From Alienimonas californiensis, a single genomic window includes:
- a CDS encoding 50S ribosomal protein L25 codes for MAADPTLLAETRTRPGTAESRRLRAKGIVPGIVYGHGEGSVGIAVPAHDLRPILVSGHQVVDLKLDGNVQKSIFKAVQYDTFGQHILHFDLQRVSADEKLETDVRVVTTGIAPGSEAGGVLQHDLDSIHIRCSAVSIPDRIEVSVSELQVGDEIRVGDIVPPEGVEILTDPHDLVAHVIDAEALAARQEAAVEAATVDSLEPELVGEGDEDAPAAEDDDAPAKPEED; via the coding sequence ATGGCCGCCGACCCCACGCTCCTCGCTGAAACCCGCACCCGGCCGGGCACCGCGGAGAGCCGCCGCCTCCGCGCCAAAGGCATCGTGCCCGGCATCGTCTACGGCCACGGCGAAGGCTCGGTCGGCATCGCCGTCCCCGCCCACGACCTGCGGCCGATCCTCGTCAGCGGCCATCAGGTCGTCGACCTGAAGCTGGACGGCAACGTCCAGAAGTCGATCTTCAAGGCGGTGCAGTACGACACCTTCGGCCAGCACATCCTGCACTTCGACCTGCAGCGGGTCAGTGCCGACGAGAAGCTGGAAACCGACGTCCGCGTCGTGACCACCGGCATCGCCCCCGGGTCCGAAGCCGGCGGCGTGCTCCAGCACGACCTGGACTCGATCCACATCCGCTGCTCCGCCGTCTCCATCCCGGACCGGATCGAGGTGTCGGTCTCCGAGTTGCAGGTCGGCGACGAGATTCGCGTCGGCGACATCGTCCCGCCGGAAGGCGTCGAGATTCTGACCGACCCGCACGACCTCGTCGCGCACGTGATCGACGCCGAGGCCCTGGCCGCCCGCCAGGAAGCCGCCGTCGAGGCCGCCACCGTCGATTCGCTTGAACCGGAACTGGTTGGCGAGGGCGACGAGGACGCCCCGGCCGCCGAGGACGACGACGCCCCCGCCAAGCCGGAGGAGGACTGA
- the ssb gene encoding single-stranded DNA-binding protein: MAASFNRVILMGNLTRDPEVRYIPSGMAVCDLGVAVNRSWYDKQSNSRKEEVTFVDVTLWGRTAEIAGEYLSKGRSVHIEGYLKMEEWQDKTSGQKRSKLKVVADSMQMVGGRGDDNSGGGGGGGGGGRASGGGSAGGYQRGNRGGGGGGGGRQSSGDDFGGSSDGPADDYYDQGAPADLGDDEVPF, translated from the coding sequence GTGGCCGCCAGCTTTAATCGCGTCATCCTCATGGGGAACCTCACCCGGGACCCCGAGGTGCGGTATATCCCCAGCGGGATGGCGGTGTGCGACCTCGGCGTGGCCGTGAATCGGTCCTGGTACGACAAGCAGTCCAACTCCCGCAAAGAGGAGGTGACGTTCGTGGACGTCACTCTGTGGGGCCGGACCGCGGAGATCGCCGGCGAGTACCTGTCGAAGGGCCGCAGCGTCCATATCGAGGGCTACCTCAAGATGGAGGAGTGGCAGGATAAGACCTCCGGCCAGAAGCGGTCCAAGCTGAAGGTCGTGGCCGACAGCATGCAGATGGTCGGCGGCCGCGGGGACGACAACAGCGGTGGTGGTGGCGGCGGCGGCGGCGGCGGACGTGCCTCCGGGGGGGGTTCGGCCGGCGGCTACCAGCGCGGCAACCGCGGCGGCGGGGGCGGCGGCGGCGGGCGGCAGTCCTCCGGCGACGACTTCGGCGGCTCCTCCGACGGCCCGGCCGACGACTACTACGATCAGGGCGCCCCCGCCGACCTCGGCGACGACGAAGTGCCCTTCTGA
- a CDS encoding DUF7660 family protein, giving the protein MSAASARRSPPPESGGVRSRAEFAAFLGVLRSDLEERPEGWENVSLEALLEAFAAVALDAPGGAANGGCADVETPSWSLFARLVATATVYEESAAAARTGAIVRPVGRIPCRGGGEPVFPPPVGRPRTNGPGRAPLLGTTGAGSRPPS; this is encoded by the coding sequence ATGTCGGCCGCGTCCGCCCGCCGGTCGCCCCCGCCGGAGTCGGGCGGGGTGCGGTCCCGGGCGGAGTTCGCGGCGTTCCTCGGCGTCCTTCGTTCGGACCTGGAGGAGAGACCGGAGGGGTGGGAGAACGTCTCGCTGGAGGCGCTCCTCGAAGCCTTCGCGGCCGTCGCTCTGGACGCCCCCGGCGGGGCGGCGAACGGCGGGTGCGCCGACGTGGAGACGCCGTCGTGGTCGCTCTTCGCCCGGCTGGTCGCGACGGCGACGGTCTACGAGGAGAGTGCCGCGGCCGCACGGACTGGCGCGATCGTGCGGCCGGTCGGGCGAATCCCGTGCCGGGGAGGCGGTGAACCTGTGTTCCCGCCGCCCGTCGGCCGACCTAGAACGAACGGCCCCGGCCGGGCACCCCTTCTCGGGACCACCGGCGCCGGAAGCCGCCCGCCGTCCTGA
- the rplI gene encoding 50S ribosomal protein L9 — protein MTSPTKKRARTSRKGVGGSSNSYVEVLLAEPIVGQGDRGEIVRVRPGYARNYLLPMGLATVATENNKRQVAKHQERVNQIEGERLKTLKTTADSLGRYSVTLEANANEEGHLYGSIVQTDISKALKEASFKVEPDQVKLEGPLKELGMYTVKIELHEKAKADVKVWVVPAASKG, from the coding sequence ATGACCTCCCCCACCAAGAAACGCGCCCGTACCTCCCGCAAAGGGGTCGGCGGGTCCAGCAACTCCTACGTCGAAGTGCTGCTCGCCGAGCCGATCGTCGGTCAGGGCGACCGCGGCGAGATCGTCCGCGTGCGGCCCGGCTACGCCCGCAACTACCTGTTGCCGATGGGCCTGGCCACCGTCGCCACGGAGAACAACAAGCGCCAGGTCGCCAAGCACCAGGAGCGGGTCAACCAGATCGAGGGCGAACGCCTCAAGACTCTCAAGACGACCGCCGATTCGCTGGGCCGCTACAGCGTGACCCTCGAGGCGAACGCCAACGAGGAAGGCCACCTGTACGGCTCCATCGTGCAGACGGACATCTCCAAGGCCCTCAAGGAGGCCAGCTTCAAGGTCGAACCGGACCAGGTGAAGCTCGAAGGTCCGCTGAAGGAACTGGGCATGTACACCGTGAAGATCGAGCTGCACGAGAAGGCCAAGGCCGACGTCAAGGTCTGGGTCGTCCCGGCCGCGTCCAAGGGCTGA
- the rpsF gene encoding 30S ribosomal protein S6, which produces MPATAEAPAPGTSEEAHDPAVEGLYEGMFVFDSADYATDGEEYVARVLELIGKAGGSVDADRMWVDGRLAYPIRNKRKGVHHIVLFRMPPKNIKDLDRACRLEDRILRHMVIRPPEEIYHATVDVVNPSDEGDDDVEVPE; this is translated from the coding sequence ATGCCCGCTACCGCCGAAGCCCCCGCCCCCGGGACCTCCGAAGAGGCCCACGATCCCGCCGTCGAGGGGCTGTACGAGGGGATGTTCGTCTTCGACTCCGCCGATTACGCGACCGACGGCGAGGAGTACGTCGCCCGGGTGCTGGAACTGATCGGCAAGGCCGGCGGCTCCGTCGACGCCGACCGCATGTGGGTCGACGGGCGCCTCGCCTACCCGATCCGCAACAAGCGGAAGGGCGTGCACCACATCGTGCTGTTCCGCATGCCGCCGAAGAACATCAAGGATCTGGACCGGGCCTGCCGGCTGGAAGACCGCATCCTGCGGCACATGGTCATCCGGCCGCCGGAAGAGATCTACCACGCCACCGTCGACGTGGTGAACCCGTCCGACGAGGGCGACGACGACGTCGAAGTCCCGGAATGA
- the dnaB gene encoding replicative DNA helicase — MSDRFDSAPAPWDAAGGSNLPSKRKGKDGRPEPIDRTGALPPQNLDAERGVLGSLLLMNEAIDDVAEFLTADHFYSDRHRAIYEAILKLSEAGARGIDLVTVADKLAQTGKLEDAGGLVYLDEVLTSVPHAAHAKYYAEIVREKAVQRTLIYACTEVLSECYDSSRPVQEVLDSAEQKIFAISEQQDGGDKIAIDQILQMAWDRIEERANSDGDATGLPTGFLDLDQKTNGFQPAELIILAARPSMGKTALVCNFAEAIADKTGKGVLLFSLEQSKLELAERFLCIRARVNGHKLRAADFDDAERHRLMVASGELNEMPLFIDDKPGRTVSQIAAIARRLKRQSDLGIIIVDYLQLVEPEDKKVPREQQIAFISRRLKFIAKELDIPVIALAQLNRGVELREDKRPRLADLRESGAIEQDADLIAFLHRPEMYDAEDRPGEAEIVIAKHRSGPTGIVTLTWRAECMRFEDFAGTAGPDYAVSEGF; from the coding sequence ATGTCCGACCGCTTCGACTCCGCCCCTGCCCCCTGGGACGCTGCCGGCGGTTCGAACCTTCCCTCCAAACGGAAGGGGAAGGACGGCCGGCCCGAGCCGATCGACCGCACCGGTGCCCTGCCGCCGCAGAACCTGGATGCCGAACGCGGCGTGCTGGGCAGTCTGCTGTTGATGAACGAGGCGATCGACGACGTCGCCGAGTTCCTCACCGCGGACCACTTTTACAGCGATCGTCACCGGGCGATCTACGAGGCGATCCTCAAGCTGTCCGAGGCCGGCGCCCGGGGCATCGACCTCGTCACCGTCGCCGACAAGCTCGCCCAGACCGGCAAGCTGGAGGACGCCGGCGGGCTCGTCTACCTGGACGAGGTGCTCACCAGCGTCCCGCACGCGGCCCACGCCAAGTACTACGCGGAGATCGTCCGCGAGAAGGCCGTCCAGCGGACGCTGATCTACGCCTGCACCGAGGTGCTCAGTGAGTGCTACGACTCCTCCCGCCCCGTTCAGGAGGTGCTGGACAGCGCGGAGCAGAAGATCTTCGCCATCTCTGAGCAGCAGGACGGCGGCGACAAAATCGCCATCGACCAGATCCTGCAGATGGCCTGGGACCGCATCGAGGAGCGGGCCAACAGCGACGGCGACGCCACCGGCCTGCCGACCGGCTTCCTCGACCTCGACCAGAAGACCAACGGATTCCAGCCGGCGGAGCTGATCATCCTCGCCGCCCGCCCCTCGATGGGCAAAACGGCGCTGGTCTGTAACTTCGCCGAGGCGATCGCGGACAAGACCGGCAAGGGCGTGCTCCTGTTCAGCTTGGAACAGAGCAAGCTGGAACTGGCGGAGCGGTTCCTCTGCATCCGGGCCCGGGTGAACGGCCACAAACTGCGGGCCGCCGACTTCGACGACGCCGAGCGGCACCGCCTGATGGTCGCCAGCGGCGAGTTGAACGAGATGCCGCTGTTCATCGACGACAAACCCGGCCGCACCGTCTCGCAGATCGCCGCGATCGCCCGGCGGCTCAAACGGCAGAGCGACCTCGGGATCATCATCGTCGACTACCTCCAGCTCGTGGAGCCGGAGGACAAGAAGGTGCCCCGCGAACAGCAGATCGCGTTTATCTCCCGGCGGCTGAAGTTCATCGCCAAAGAGTTGGACATCCCCGTCATCGCGCTGGCCCAGTTGAACCGCGGCGTCGAGCTGCGCGAGGACAAGCGGCCCCGGCTGGCGGACCTGCGGGAATCCGGCGCCATCGAACAGGACGCCGACCTGATCGCCTTCCTGCACCGCCCGGAGATGTACGACGCAGAGGACCGGCCCGGCGAGGCGGAGATCGTGATCGCCAAGCACCGCAGCGGCCCGACCGGCATCGTCACGCTGACATGGCGGGCGGAGTGCATGCGGTTCGAAGACTTCGCCGGCACCGCCGGCCCGGACTACGCGGTGTCCGAGGGCTTCTGA
- a CDS encoding outer membrane protein assembly factor BamB family protein, translating to MSYPFRLGSRLPGPVRRPSSAEVRLLAVGLLAAGLSAFAPAAYAPSAWGQQSLDLLEEFENGDDDAGGEANPPVAEPDAGPGRYDYRGKDGEADSVDARFPQDPERVRQLKAIGRAVETGDWDRASDALLFILGEAEGEVVRLSNGRSATVVDEARRLFDQFPAAERRALERRLGGAARLALDEALAAGDAAMVRDVAVRFPATDAARDARVRLALLHLDRGEAGLAAKRFAWLLGNPEDGAYLLNDPRRRAAVIAAFARGGEPEMAAALWAATPPAALASLNLPPAAAGGVPAALAGAEVEGAAVLPSRIDDPLLVPRWSTPIVADPAEREDFREAVDRLQRSGLALLPVWEPLTVTVNGRDLALSRTTAGVMAVDAVTGEVKWRSRDSGLAVQGATQQVMSYQRMRSQTEAERNDTVSAVYREAAFGTLTTDGVRVFLLEADDDPAGPSMFLGGRSTGALGRPVRLVAYRLDTGRLDWEIGGTLRDEPFDLPLAGWRPLAAPTVDGGDLFVVAERVAADGLRQIDLFCLDPITGQTRWNRNVATAEASINEDPVRAEWGAWCAVERGVIVVPTTVGWVAGVDRLTREVLWVERVYEPQVSGVQGFRGLQGGPNVATADPEALADYWRPGPPRVLGRRLIVAPPGEDRLYGLDLLTGERLWRPRYRRNWKAVAALLPGSVFAGNKALGKLPADEGALVLVGPASLAAVSLKDGSTRIWTYSLPKELGRPSGMPLVAGARLLVPVSGGALITLNAATGERVEVSRRTDAGGPGRGLGALGVSGGRLLSVGPSGFVGFEDRAGLTADLAAAADSGEPAGPLLTLREAELLRTARKTTEVLAKLDAIRDGAPADAAPPGLSSADAERYRALLRSTLRDAILGVPGEPPPEPDRQDELLDRMTELADTPARLIAAERLRADRLRDRGEPAKAVAALRTLVADRLRAGAAPDANPLVPAAEGDAPPPPAAEPDAAAPDAEVRLSRDVSRELRLIWEAGGAEAATAPDVAGRKAVDALAEEWLAEAPEGLPPHAPAAELLPFHPAIAAATAAWAEAALASPDAATPTGGAAAAELLLYRLADGRDDAVAERAEELLKSLGESGEESAGDNAASGAVVEALAGDLQARPPAALPAPATVRPYFRTHTLVASDDGTRLDVWDVGTPDAAPAVSARFPLLGDTPYSTARQIFQRRGQEAIFSSYIAGRATARPAVAATGGVIFAVTRGAVAAIHPQSGATLWSRPVEGAAPAAPGDLALGVPADAEGGPRTLQRAARWARTTSRRPLSGVVAANAEVVVVLEDRTLTVLDALTGETIWIRRRLDPQNAMAAATSTAVIVTPRSSSSEGGLALTAREGAPLEAADRALNVAARALAIAGAGLVHVVEGPAGGYFFTSWDPGNDRPLWIRGVDSEAKMIVLPEPGPPVAVIVTPDDGDDDAEDDGLLVDLRTGAATVLGGVNTGGASLAALADPDRVMLVARPTRGSSRQYTIDELPTTTVGGTLDVFARSGGRLWRTNAAGAELLHDGIDRAGFVTLLTAAQDAERGQLTEVEVVALHKQTGRELLRTVVPVLERFEQSAVTPAGDALHLWNTNTRAQEYWRVRLTPGEAAAENAAPPAEGDEVSAAEPDAAPAEILPGAAARMAAQRQEVDRTEQRREAMERFQAHGEGAARLRAVRDAFDREALQREREAFRPR from the coding sequence GTGTCGTACCCGTTTCGCCTCGGTTCCCGACTCCCCGGCCCCGTGCGGAGGCCGTCCTCGGCCGAGGTCCGTCTGTTGGCGGTCGGTTTGCTGGCGGCCGGGCTGTCGGCGTTCGCTCCGGCGGCGTACGCCCCGTCGGCCTGGGGGCAGCAATCCTTGGATTTGCTGGAGGAGTTCGAGAACGGCGATGACGACGCCGGAGGCGAGGCGAATCCGCCCGTCGCGGAGCCCGACGCCGGTCCCGGGCGGTACGACTACCGCGGCAAGGACGGCGAGGCCGACTCGGTCGACGCCCGCTTCCCGCAGGATCCCGAGCGGGTCCGCCAGTTGAAGGCGATCGGCCGGGCCGTCGAGACCGGCGACTGGGATCGGGCCTCCGACGCGCTCCTCTTCATCCTCGGCGAGGCCGAGGGCGAGGTGGTGCGGCTCTCCAACGGGCGGTCCGCCACCGTGGTGGACGAGGCCCGGCGACTGTTCGACCAGTTCCCCGCCGCCGAACGCCGGGCGCTGGAACGGCGGCTGGGCGGGGCGGCCCGGCTGGCGTTGGACGAGGCGCTGGCGGCCGGCGACGCCGCGATGGTCCGCGACGTGGCGGTGCGGTTCCCCGCGACCGACGCCGCCCGCGACGCCCGCGTCCGGCTCGCCCTGCTGCACCTGGACCGCGGCGAGGCGGGCCTCGCTGCAAAGCGATTTGCCTGGTTGCTGGGGAATCCGGAGGACGGGGCGTATCTGCTGAACGACCCCCGCCGTCGGGCGGCGGTCATCGCCGCGTTCGCCCGGGGCGGCGAGCCGGAGATGGCCGCGGCGCTGTGGGCCGCGACGCCCCCAGCCGCCCTGGCGAGCCTGAACCTGCCCCCCGCCGCGGCCGGCGGCGTGCCGGCGGCGCTGGCCGGCGCCGAGGTGGAGGGAGCCGCCGTGCTGCCGTCGCGAATCGACGACCCCCTGCTGGTGCCGCGGTGGTCCACGCCGATCGTCGCCGATCCGGCGGAGCGGGAGGACTTCCGGGAGGCCGTCGATCGCCTCCAGCGGAGCGGGCTGGCCCTGCTGCCGGTCTGGGAGCCGCTGACCGTGACGGTGAACGGCCGCGATCTGGCGCTCTCCCGCACCACCGCGGGGGTCATGGCGGTCGACGCCGTCACCGGGGAGGTGAAGTGGCGCAGCCGCGACTCTGGCCTGGCGGTGCAGGGGGCGACCCAGCAGGTGATGAGCTACCAACGTATGCGGTCGCAGACCGAGGCCGAGCGCAACGACACGGTCTCCGCCGTCTACCGCGAGGCGGCGTTCGGCACGCTGACCACCGACGGCGTGCGCGTCTTCTTGCTGGAGGCCGACGACGACCCCGCCGGCCCCTCAATGTTTCTCGGCGGGCGATCCACGGGCGCCCTGGGGCGGCCGGTGCGGTTGGTCGCCTACCGTCTGGACACCGGCCGGCTGGACTGGGAGATCGGCGGCACGTTGCGGGACGAGCCGTTCGATCTGCCGCTGGCCGGCTGGCGCCCGCTGGCGGCGCCGACGGTCGACGGCGGAGACCTGTTCGTCGTCGCGGAGCGGGTCGCCGCCGACGGTCTGCGGCAGATCGACCTGTTCTGCCTCGATCCGATCACGGGGCAGACCCGCTGGAATCGCAACGTCGCCACGGCGGAGGCCTCCATCAACGAAGACCCCGTCCGGGCCGAGTGGGGCGCCTGGTGCGCCGTGGAGCGGGGCGTGATCGTCGTGCCCACCACCGTCGGCTGGGTCGCGGGCGTGGACCGCCTCACCCGGGAGGTGCTGTGGGTCGAACGGGTCTACGAACCGCAGGTGAGCGGCGTGCAGGGCTTCCGCGGGTTGCAGGGCGGGCCGAACGTCGCGACCGCCGACCCGGAGGCCCTGGCCGATTACTGGCGGCCGGGGCCGCCGCGGGTCCTCGGGCGGCGGCTGATCGTCGCCCCGCCGGGCGAGGATCGTTTGTACGGGCTCGATCTGCTGACCGGCGAACGGCTGTGGCGCCCGCGCTATCGGCGGAACTGGAAGGCCGTCGCCGCCCTGCTGCCGGGCTCCGTCTTCGCCGGGAACAAGGCCCTCGGCAAGCTGCCGGCTGACGAGGGGGCGCTCGTGCTGGTCGGCCCGGCGAGCCTGGCGGCGGTCTCCCTGAAGGACGGCTCCACCCGCATCTGGACCTACTCGTTGCCCAAGGAACTCGGCCGGCCCAGCGGCATGCCGCTGGTGGCCGGCGCCCGCCTGCTGGTTCCCGTCTCCGGTGGGGCGTTGATCACGTTGAACGCGGCGACGGGCGAACGCGTGGAGGTCTCCCGCCGCACCGACGCCGGCGGCCCCGGCCGCGGCCTGGGGGCGCTGGGCGTCTCCGGCGGACGCCTGCTGAGCGTCGGCCCCAGCGGCTTCGTCGGGTTCGAAGATCGAGCCGGACTGACCGCGGACCTCGCCGCCGCGGCGGACTCAGGCGAGCCCGCCGGCCCCCTGCTGACCCTCCGCGAGGCCGAACTGCTGCGGACCGCCCGCAAAACGACCGAGGTGTTGGCGAAACTCGACGCAATCCGGGACGGCGCCCCCGCGGACGCGGCCCCGCCGGGGCTGTCGTCCGCGGATGCGGAGCGGTATCGGGCCCTGCTGCGGTCGACCCTGCGGGACGCGATTCTCGGAGTCCCCGGCGAGCCGCCGCCGGAGCCGGATCGGCAGGACGAACTGCTGGATCGAATGACGGAGCTCGCCGACACGCCGGCCCGCCTGATCGCCGCCGAACGCCTGCGGGCGGATCGTCTCCGCGACCGCGGGGAGCCGGCGAAAGCGGTGGCGGCCCTGAGGACCCTGGTGGCCGATCGGCTGCGGGCGGGCGCGGCGCCGGACGCCAACCCGCTGGTGCCCGCGGCGGAGGGCGACGCCCCGCCGCCCCCGGCCGCCGAACCGGACGCCGCCGCCCCCGACGCGGAGGTTCGGCTGAGTCGGGACGTCTCCCGCGAACTCCGTCTGATTTGGGAAGCCGGCGGGGCGGAGGCGGCGACCGCCCCGGACGTGGCGGGCCGCAAGGCCGTCGACGCCCTTGCCGAGGAGTGGTTGGCGGAGGCGCCCGAGGGGCTCCCGCCGCACGCCCCCGCCGCGGAGTTGCTGCCGTTCCACCCGGCGATCGCCGCCGCGACGGCGGCCTGGGCCGAAGCGGCGCTCGCCTCGCCGGACGCCGCGACGCCGACCGGCGGGGCCGCCGCGGCGGAACTCCTGCTGTACCGCCTCGCCGACGGCCGCGACGACGCCGTCGCCGAACGGGCGGAAGAGTTGCTAAAGAGTCTGGGGGAGTCAGGCGAAGAGTCCGCGGGAGACAACGCGGCGTCCGGCGCCGTCGTCGAGGCGTTGGCGGGCGACCTGCAGGCCCGTCCGCCGGCGGCACTGCCGGCTCCGGCGACCGTGCGGCCCTACTTCCGCACGCACACCCTCGTCGCCTCCGACGACGGCACGCGGCTGGACGTGTGGGACGTCGGCACCCCCGACGCGGCGCCGGCGGTCTCGGCCCGGTTCCCGCTGTTGGGGGACACGCCTTATTCCACGGCCCGCCAGATCTTTCAGCGGCGGGGCCAGGAGGCGATCTTCTCCTCCTACATCGCCGGCCGGGCGACGGCCCGGCCGGCGGTGGCGGCGACGGGCGGCGTCATCTTCGCGGTCACCCGCGGCGCCGTGGCGGCGATCCATCCGCAATCCGGGGCGACGCTGTGGAGTCGCCCCGTCGAAGGCGCCGCCCCCGCCGCCCCCGGCGATCTGGCGCTGGGCGTGCCCGCGGACGCGGAGGGCGGGCCGCGGACGCTGCAGCGGGCCGCCCGCTGGGCCCGGACCACCTCGCGGCGGCCGCTCAGCGGCGTGGTCGCTGCGAACGCCGAGGTCGTCGTGGTGCTGGAGGACCGCACCCTCACCGTGCTGGACGCCCTGACCGGCGAGACGATCTGGATTCGCCGGCGCCTGGACCCGCAGAACGCCATGGCGGCGGCGACCTCCACCGCCGTGATCGTCACCCCCCGCAGCAGCTCCAGCGAGGGCGGGCTGGCGCTGACGGCCCGCGAGGGCGCCCCGCTGGAGGCCGCCGACCGGGCGTTGAACGTCGCCGCCCGCGCCCTGGCCATCGCCGGGGCGGGCCTCGTGCACGTCGTCGAAGGTCCGGCGGGCGGCTACTTCTTCACCTCCTGGGACCCGGGCAACGACCGCCCGCTGTGGATTCGCGGCGTCGACAGCGAAGCCAAGATGATCGTCCTTCCCGAGCCCGGCCCGCCGGTCGCCGTGATCGTCACCCCGGACGACGGCGACGACGACGCGGAGGACGACGGCCTGCTGGTCGACCTTCGCACCGGCGCCGCGACCGTGCTGGGCGGGGTGAATACCGGCGGGGCCTCGCTGGCGGCCCTGGCCGACCCGGACCGGGTGATGCTCGTCGCCCGGCCGACCCGCGGCTCCTCCCGGCAGTACACCATCGACGAACTGCCCACCACGACGGTCGGCGGCACGCTGGACGTGTTCGCCCGCAGCGGGGGCCGGCTGTGGCGGACGAACGCCGCCGGGGCCGAGTTGCTGCACGACGGCATCGACCGGGCCGGGTTCGTCACGCTGCTGACCGCGGCCCAGGACGCCGAGCGCGGGCAGCTCACCGAGGTAGAGGTGGTCGCCCTCCACAAGCAGACCGGTCGGGAGCTGTTGCGGACGGTCGTGCCGGTGTTGGAGCGGTTCGAGCAGAGCGCCGTTACCCCCGCCGGCGACGCCCTGCACCTGTGGAACACGAACACCCGCGCCCAGGAGTACTGGCGGGTGCGACTGACCCCGGGCGAGGCCGCCGCGGAGAACGCCGCCCCGCCGGCCGAGGGCGATGAAGTCTCGGCTGCGGAGCCCGACGCGGCGCCCGCCGAGATCCTGCCCGGGGCCGCCGCCCGCATGGCCGCCCAGCGGCAGGAGGTCGACCGCACCGAGCAGCGCCGCGAGGCGATGGAGCGGTTTCAGGCGCACGGCGAGGGGGCGGCCCGGCTACGGGCGGTTCGCGACGCCTTCGACCGGGAAGCGCTCCAGAGAGAACGCGAGGCCTTCCGGCCGCGGTGA
- the pth gene encoding aminoacyl-tRNA hydrolase: MKLVVGLGNPGDRYRGTRHNVGWEVLAELARRHAPDAKPESNFEAETLRIEVPPGRGRPVFESAKALLVSPLTYMNLSGRSVAAAARFHKVDPAGVLIVCDDLNLPSGRLRLRGKGSAGGQNGLKDVIEKLGTDEFPRLRVGVGRPPGRVSAADYVLSRFTPEERTELDLAVQDAADAVELWLTRGLQPAMNAANAPPPGGD; this comes from the coding sequence ATGAAGCTGGTCGTCGGCCTCGGCAATCCCGGCGACCGCTACCGCGGCACCCGGCACAACGTGGGCTGGGAGGTGCTGGCCGAACTGGCCCGCCGCCACGCCCCGGACGCCAAGCCGGAATCGAACTTCGAGGCGGAGACGCTCCGCATCGAAGTCCCGCCCGGCAGAGGCCGTCCGGTGTTCGAGTCCGCGAAGGCGCTGCTCGTGTCGCCGCTGACCTACATGAATCTGTCGGGTCGCAGCGTCGCCGCGGCGGCCCGCTTTCACAAAGTCGATCCGGCCGGCGTGCTGATCGTCTGCGACGACCTGAACCTCCCGTCCGGCCGCCTGCGGCTGCGGGGCAAAGGGTCCGCCGGCGGTCAAAACGGTCTGAAGGACGTGATCGAGAAGCTCGGCACGGACGAGTTCCCCCGCCTGCGGGTGGGCGTCGGCCGCCCGCCGGGCCGCGTCAGCGCCGCCGACTACGTGCTCTCCCGGTTCACCCCGGAGGAGCGGACCGAACTCGACCTCGCCGTGCAGGACGCCGCCGACGCCGTCGAACTGTGGCTGACCCGCGGGCTCCAACCCGCGATGAACGCCGCGAACGCCCCGCCGCCCGGCGGGGACTGA